One window from the genome of Hippocampus zosterae strain Florida chromosome 7, ASM2543408v3, whole genome shotgun sequence encodes:
- the cks1b gene encoding cyclin-dependent kinases regulatory subunit 1, which yields MSHKQIYYSDKYDDEKYEYRHVMLPKDIAKRVPKTHLMSESEWRNLGVQQSQGWVHYMIHQPEPHILLFRRPLPKQK from the exons ATGTCGCACAAACAGATCTACTACTCTGATAAATATGACGACGAGAAATATGAATACAG GCATGTCATGCTGCCCAAAGATATTGCCAAGCGTGTACCAAAGACTCATTTGATGTCAGAGTCTGAATGGCGGAACCTTGGTGTGCAGCAGAGCCAAGGATGGGTTCACTACATGATCCACCAGCCAG AGCCACACATCTTGCTCTTCAGGCGCCCCCTGCccaaacaaaagtaa